A genomic window from Aquitalea aquatilis includes:
- a CDS encoding ABC transporter permease gives MNSPVLTIAGKEFRDRLRNRWVVAVTLVFAAFAFTISYFGAATQGSVGVQGTEATIQSLVSLVIYLVPLIALILGFDTVVGERERGSLDLLLALPVSRIQLLLGKYLGLASTLAVASILGFGAAGGLILTQLPASAWFHYVGFMLSTLLLGLVFLSVAVAISVMAQDRAQASGMAIFVWFLFVLVYDLLLLGLLVMSGGDIAGPAFPYLMLLNPADVFRILNIFGPDDLRLMFGLTSLFPPALASPWVLGAVMLGWVSTPLLLAIWRFRQ, from the coding sequence ATGAACAGTCCTGTCTTGACCATTGCCGGCAAGGAATTCCGTGACCGCTTGCGCAACCGCTGGGTGGTGGCGGTTACGCTGGTATTTGCTGCCTTTGCCTTCACCATCAGCTATTTCGGCGCGGCCACCCAGGGCAGCGTGGGGGTGCAGGGCACCGAGGCCACCATACAAAGCCTGGTCAGCTTGGTGATTTACCTGGTGCCGCTGATTGCCCTGATTCTCGGTTTTGACACCGTGGTGGGGGAGCGCGAACGCGGCTCGCTGGACCTGCTGCTGGCCTTGCCGGTCAGCCGTATCCAGCTGTTGCTGGGCAAGTATCTGGGGTTGGCCAGTACGCTTGCTGTGGCCAGCATACTGGGCTTTGGTGCCGCTGGGGGGCTGATTCTCACCCAGTTGCCGGCCAGTGCCTGGTTTCACTACGTCGGCTTCATGCTTAGCACTTTGCTGCTTGGGCTGGTATTCCTCAGCGTGGCAGTTGCCATTTCGGTAATGGCACAGGACCGCGCCCAAGCCAGCGGCATGGCCATTTTCGTGTGGTTCCTGTTTGTGCTGGTGTACGACCTGCTACTGCTGGGCCTGCTGGTGATGAGTGGTGGCGACATCGCCGGCCCGGCCTTTCCCTATCTGATGCTGCTGAATCCGGCAGACGTGTTCCGCATTCTCAACATCTTTGGCCCGGACGATTTGCGGCTGATGTTTGGTCTTACTAGCCTGTTTCCCCCCGCACTTGCCAGTCCCTGGGTGTTAGGTGCGGTGATGTTGGGCTGGGTGAGTACGCCGCTCTTGCTGGCCATTTGGAGGTTCCGCCAATGA
- a CDS encoding nitrous oxide reductase family maturation protein NosD gives MVNIRIVFSLCLLLVLQPALAATLQISASAGAIATALRNARPGDTLLLAPGHYRENLQIAKAITLQAANPQQRPVVDGSGLGDVIRITAPGVVLRQLIITDSGSDLTAQNAGVYVQPGAHRARIEGCDIAYSLFGLWIEKSNDVTVSHNLITGKRDLQSSQRGNGIELYNTTGAHIEGNHISYARDGIYVDVSHYARFVGNRIHNVRYGTHYMNSYYNIWENNEAYHNRSGLALMETRNQIVRGNRAWGNSDHGIMLRTIQDSVIENNIVAGNQRGFFIYDAEYNVLRNNLVVDNTVGAHLWAGSYRNQVSGNDFIHNREQIRYVASRDVQWSGNFWSNYAGWDRKGKGIGEVPYAANDVVDRLMWRLPAIRLLMGSPAIQTLRLIAQQFPLLRAPSVVDDQPHMHPLHQGWEQWLGKSND, from the coding sequence GTGGTAAACATCCGGATTGTTTTTTCCCTGTGTCTGCTGCTGGTGCTGCAGCCGGCACTGGCTGCCACCCTGCAGATATCTGCCAGCGCTGGTGCCATTGCCACTGCGCTGCGTAATGCCCGTCCGGGCGATACCTTGCTGCTGGCACCAGGGCATTACCGGGAAAACCTGCAGATAGCCAAGGCCATCACCCTACAGGCAGCCAATCCGCAGCAGCGGCCGGTGGTGGACGGCTCGGGACTAGGCGATGTCATCCGCATTACCGCCCCAGGCGTGGTGTTGCGCCAGCTCATCATTACCGACAGTGGCAGCGACCTCACCGCACAGAATGCCGGCGTTTACGTACAACCCGGCGCGCATCGGGCGCGGATAGAAGGCTGCGATATCGCCTACAGTCTGTTTGGGCTGTGGATTGAAAAATCCAATGATGTCACCGTCAGCCACAACCTCATCACCGGCAAGCGCGACCTGCAATCCTCGCAGCGTGGCAACGGCATCGAGCTGTACAACACCACCGGTGCGCACATCGAAGGCAATCACATCAGCTATGCCCGCGATGGCATCTATGTGGATGTCTCGCACTATGCCCGCTTTGTCGGCAACCGCATCCACAATGTGCGCTACGGCACGCATTACATGAATTCCTATTACAACATCTGGGAAAACAACGAGGCCTACCACAACCGCAGTGGTCTGGCGTTGATGGAAACCCGTAACCAGATCGTGCGTGGCAACCGTGCGTGGGGCAATAGCGATCACGGCATCATGCTGCGCACCATCCAGGACTCGGTGATCGAAAACAATATCGTCGCCGGCAATCAGCGCGGCTTTTTCATCTACGACGCTGAATACAACGTGCTGCGCAACAACCTGGTGGTAGACAACACCGTGGGTGCCCACTTGTGGGCCGGCTCCTACCGCAACCAGGTGTCGGGCAATGATTTCATTCACAACCGCGAGCAGATCCGCTACGTGGCCAGCCGTGACGTGCAGTGGTCCGGCAACTTTTGGAGCAATTACGCCGGCTGGGACCGTAAGGGCAAGGGCATAGGCGAAGTGCCGTATGCCGCCAACGACGTGGTGGACCGGCTGATGTGGCGTCTGCCCGCCATCCGCCTGCTGATGGGCAGTCCCGCCATCCAGACGCTGCGGCTGATTGCACAGCAGTTTCCGCTGCTGCGTGCCCCCAGCGTGGTGGACGACCAGCCGCACATGCACCCGCTGCATCAGGGCTGGGAACAGTGGTTAGGAAAAAGCAATGATTGA
- the nosZ gene encoding TAT-dependent nitrous-oxide reductase → MTTPNNKQATDSAPDLSRRKFLGTTAVAGLAGAGLSMGLSACNKGAGNSDAGAASAGAAGKAAAAIDYEKYEVHPGKLDTYYAFSSGGHSGEVRVLGIPSGREIKRIPVFNYDCMVGWGITNESKAIIGTKPDGSLKYTTGDTHHVHMSYTNGTYDGKHIFVNDKINARLARIRLDTMECDKILELPNVQGFHGVFPDKCDPVDPKINHTTRVFCGNEFHIPQPNDGRDLEAHEKYFCLFTCVDSETMEPRWQCKVDGNMDLVATSYDGKIACSNQYNTENGVHYEDMMAAERDACVFFHIERIEAAVKAGKTFTIGKSGVPIVDGTKDANKDPKTALTCYVPVPKNPHGVNTSPDGKYYVCAGKLSPTATVIEHDLILKWFEGSLKEPRDTVVAEPEIGLGPLHTGFDGKGSAYTTLFLDSQIVKWSLDAAIKAFKGDKSAKVVQDRIDVHYQPGHGFTSMGETKEPDGKFFLSDNKFSKDRYLPVGPYHPENAQLIDISGDKMQLIHDAPAYPEPHDSIMVRRDIIKTRQIYNLDEFPLAVKNMKDSRVERKGKKVTVYLASQAPTFGLREWKVKKGDEVTIIVTNLDKVEDLTHGFAIPKYNINFVIHPQDTKSVTFIADKPGVFWCYCTNFCHALHLEMRSRMLVEA, encoded by the coding sequence ATGACTACTCCGAACAACAAGCAGGCAACTGATAGCGCGCCGGATCTGTCCCGGCGCAAGTTCCTGGGTACCACAGCAGTCGCCGGTCTGGCCGGTGCCGGCCTGTCGATGGGCCTTAGCGCCTGCAACAAGGGGGCGGGTAACAGCGATGCCGGTGCAGCCAGCGCCGGAGCTGCCGGCAAGGCGGCAGCCGCCATCGATTACGAAAAGTACGAAGTGCATCCGGGCAAGCTGGATACCTACTATGCCTTCTCCAGCGGTGGTCACTCTGGCGAAGTACGCGTGCTGGGCATTCCGTCCGGCCGCGAGATCAAGCGCATTCCAGTGTTCAATTACGACTGCATGGTGGGCTGGGGCATTACCAACGAATCCAAGGCCATCATCGGCACCAAGCCGGACGGTTCGCTCAAGTACACCACCGGGGACACCCACCACGTGCACATGAGCTATACCAACGGCACCTATGACGGCAAGCACATCTTCGTCAACGACAAGATCAATGCCCGTCTGGCACGTATCCGCCTGGATACCATGGAATGCGACAAGATTCTGGAATTGCCCAATGTACAGGGCTTCCACGGCGTATTCCCGGACAAGTGCGACCCGGTAGACCCCAAGATCAACCACACCACCCGCGTCTTCTGCGGCAATGAATTCCACATTCCGCAACCCAATGACGGCCGCGATCTGGAAGCGCACGAAAAGTATTTCTGCCTGTTCACCTGCGTGGATTCGGAAACCATGGAGCCTCGCTGGCAGTGCAAGGTGGATGGCAATATGGACCTAGTTGCCACCTCCTACGACGGCAAGATTGCCTGCTCCAACCAGTACAACACCGAAAACGGCGTGCATTACGAAGACATGATGGCCGCCGAGCGCGATGCTTGTGTGTTCTTCCACATCGAACGCATCGAAGCGGCAGTGAAGGCCGGCAAGACCTTCACCATCGGCAAATCCGGCGTGCCCATCGTGGATGGCACCAAGGACGCCAACAAGGACCCGAAAACCGCGCTTACCTGCTATGTGCCGGTGCCGAAAAACCCGCATGGCGTCAACACCTCGCCGGATGGCAAGTACTACGTCTGCGCTGGCAAGCTGTCGCCGACTGCCACCGTGATCGAGCACGACCTCATCCTCAAGTGGTTCGAGGGTAGCCTGAAAGAACCGCGCGACACCGTGGTGGCAGAGCCGGAAATCGGCCTGGGCCCCTTGCATACCGGCTTTGACGGCAAGGGCAGCGCCTATACCACACTGTTCCTGGACAGCCAGATCGTGAAGTGGAGCCTGGATGCGGCCATCAAGGCCTTCAAGGGCGACAAGAGTGCCAAGGTGGTGCAGGACCGTATCGACGTGCACTACCAGCCAGGCCATGGCTTTACCTCCATGGGCGAAACCAAGGAACCGGATGGCAAGTTCTTCCTGTCCGACAACAAGTTCTCCAAGGACCGTTACCTGCCGGTAGGCCCGTACCATCCGGAAAATGCGCAGCTGATCGACATTTCCGGTGACAAGATGCAGCTGATTCACGATGCCCCGGCCTATCCGGAGCCGCATGACTCCATCATGGTGCGTCGCGACATCATCAAGACCCGTCAGATTTACAACCTGGACGAGTTCCCGCTGGCTGTCAAAAACATGAAGGACAGCCGTGTGGAGCGCAAGGGCAAGAAAGTCACGGTTTACCTGGCGTCACAAGCACCAACTTTCGGTCTGCGCGAATGGAAGGTGAAGAAGGGCGATGAGGTTACCATCATCGTGACCAATCTGGACAAGGTGGAGGACCTGACGCACGGGTTTGCCATCCCCAAGTACAACATCAACTTCGTCATCCATCCTCAGGATACCAAGTCGGTTACCTTCATCGCCGACAAGCCGGGCGTGTTCTGGTGCTACTGCACCAACTTCTGCCATGCACTGCACTTGGAGATGCGTTCACGCATGCTGGTAGAAGCCTGA
- a CDS encoding nitrous oxide reductase accessory protein NosL produces MKPITRRCCLGMLLATPLLAACSHETPPTAKAALEPDRNTACSLDGMSLSDYPGPKGQLQYAQGAPDFFCDTIELFAVYLKPEQQRLVAAVYVQDMSKADWEHPVGHWMDAHNAFYVVGSRLKGSMGPTFASYGSEAAARAVAAREGGKVYRFSDITPAMAELDGGVLKDKSM; encoded by the coding sequence ATGAAACCCATCACCCGCCGTTGCTGCTTGGGCATGTTACTGGCAACGCCCTTGCTGGCCGCCTGCAGTCACGAAACCCCGCCGACCGCCAAGGCCGCACTGGAGCCGGACCGTAATACAGCCTGTAGCCTGGATGGTATGAGCCTGAGCGACTACCCCGGCCCCAAGGGGCAGCTGCAATATGCCCAAGGTGCGCCGGACTTCTTCTGCGACACCATTGAGCTGTTTGCCGTCTACCTGAAACCGGAGCAGCAACGCTTGGTGGCTGCCGTGTACGTACAGGACATGAGTAAGGCCGACTGGGAACACCCGGTGGGCCACTGGATGGATGCCCACAATGCATTCTATGTGGTTGGCTCGCGCTTGAAAGGTTCGATGGGCCCGACCTTTGCCAGCTATGGCAGCGAGGCCGCCGCGCGAGCCGTGGCCGCACGCGAGGGGGGCAAGGTTTACCGTTTCAGCGACATCACGCCGGCCATGGCCGAGCTGGACGGTGGTGTGCTCAAAGACAAATCCATGTAA
- a CDS encoding ABC transporter ATP-binding protein, whose amino-acid sequence MIEIDNVSKRYGPHLAVDGVSLQVAAGELFGLIGHNGAGKSTLFRMILGLIPASDGDIRLCDQSTRSSAFRKVRRQLGYLPENVVLYDNLTGLETLHYFARLKGASCQECLPLLERMGLSAAATTRVRTYSKGMRQRLGFAQALLGNPQLLFLDEPTNGLDPEGVREFYQILREQQDRGVTIVITSHLLSEIQERVSRLAILRAGQLQAVGSLEKLREGCSLPLTFDVRLSQPASAALRDTLQALPVDALAISGDRARLACQRSAKMTVLGALLALGEQISDLQIREPSLEDVFLGYSGDGQ is encoded by the coding sequence ATGATTGAAATCGACAACGTCAGCAAACGCTACGGCCCGCATCTGGCGGTGGATGGTGTCAGCCTGCAGGTGGCCGCCGGCGAGCTGTTCGGCCTGATCGGCCACAATGGTGCCGGCAAAAGCACGCTGTTTCGCATGATACTGGGCCTGATTCCGGCCAGTGACGGTGATATCCGGCTGTGCGACCAGTCCACTCGCAGCTCCGCCTTTCGCAAGGTGCGTCGTCAACTGGGTTATCTGCCGGAAAACGTAGTGCTGTACGACAACCTGACCGGTCTGGAAACCCTGCATTACTTCGCCCGCCTCAAGGGTGCTTCCTGCCAGGAATGCCTGCCGCTGCTTGAGCGCATGGGGCTGAGCGCGGCCGCCACCACGCGAGTACGCACCTACTCCAAGGGAATGCGCCAGCGGCTGGGCTTTGCCCAGGCCCTGTTGGGCAATCCGCAACTGCTGTTTCTGGACGAGCCCACCAACGGGCTGGACCCGGAAGGCGTGCGTGAGTTTTACCAGATTCTGCGCGAGCAGCAGGACCGAGGCGTCACCATAGTCATCACCTCGCACCTGCTGTCGGAAATCCAAGAGCGAGTGAGCCGTCTTGCCATCCTGCGCGCCGGACAGCTGCAGGCAGTGGGCAGCCTGGAAAAGCTACGCGAAGGCTGCAGCCTACCGCTTACCTTTGATGTCAGGTTGAGCCAGCCGGCCAGCGCCGCTCTACGCGACACCCTGCAGGCGCTGCCGGTGGACGCATTGGCTATCAGTGGCGACCGCGCACGGCTGGCCTGCCAGCGCAGTGCCAAGATGACAGTGCTGGGGGCGTTGTTGGCGCTGGGGGAGCAGATCAGCGATCTGCAGATTCGCGAACCCTCGCTGGAAGATGTGTTTCTGGGTTACAGCGGAGACGGGCAATGA